One Legionella sp. PATHC035 genomic window, ATTTTATTGTTACTCATCAGCTGAGAAAAAAAAACCAGTCCACCAGGAAGAAGCTCCGTTCGAGAGTATTTTTGAAAGTACTTTTAATCAGGGCAGTGACGAAGCACTCCTTCTGCAACAGCAGCAACAAATTGATTCTTTAAAAGAGTTAGTGGCAGAACATCATAAAAATCAGCAGAAAGCAGCACCTGTGAATACAGAAGATTCGGAAACAAAAGCCTTGGTACAGGCCATGAAAGAACAGCTTGCACACCTTGAAGAAGAAAATAAAAAAATGAACGAACAATTACAGGTTGCTCTGGTTTCTACCCGTCAGGCAAGCCTGGTCACTGTTAGGCCGCCAACTCGTGAAGAAATGGAAGCACAGCAAAAGAAAAAGCATCTGGCAGAGCGCGAACTGCTAGCAAAATCAGGTCTGGAAACAGTGCAATTTAACAACCGGAAGAAAAGAAACAAAGAAGTACGAACCGCTAAAAATTACGTTTGGGCGGGAACCTTTGTTGAAGGGGTGTTGCTGACTGGGGTTTTAGGTGATGCAGGAATAAACGGCTCAAAAAACATGGGAACTGCTTTAATCCGCCTTACCAGCGGAGGAATCATGCCCAACAACCAGCATTCTCATCTGGAAGATTGTGTCGCCCTGGTATCCACTTATGGTGATTTATCAGGAAGTTCCGTGGTGATGCATTTAGAAACACTGTCTTGCGCAGGAAACAACATCAATTTTGAACAAAAGGCCTACGGCTCTGTATTTGATTTGGATGCCATGCAGGATTTACGCGGAACTTCCATTTTAAAAACAAAACCTCTGTTAACCTATTCGGCAGCGGCAGGCATGCTGGCAGGATTTGGTGATGGGTTAAAGAATTTAAATACCGCTCAAACAATCAATCCCGGGGCTGGCACCATTACAACCTACGGGCAGGCATCAACCCTTGCTCAATCGGCTGCTGGTGGCGCGCTTAGTAATCCTGCCAACCGTATTTCAGATTATGTAATGCGCATTGCTGATATTTATCATCCACTGGTTGTGGCACGTGCTGGTCGTCGTGTTTCAGTTTTATTTACTAAAGGCTTTTGGATAGACAAAGAACATCAGGTGTACGAGTCAGGACGCGCTATCAACGAAGGACATGCCCAAAACGAGTCTGGGGTTACAACCACTGTAAGCCGTGCCTATGAATTAAATACACACCCTGTGAATGGCACTTCATTGAAGCAGCCCAATAATCAAGAGCCCATGGTTCAAACCGTTAATCCTGTTGAGAATCCCCTCTTAAATCAACCAGGACAACCCTCTACCCCATTATTTTCAACCGTACAAAATGAGGAGCCACTTCATGACTAAACCTCTATTTTTATTGAGTACCCTTTTCTTAGTGTCGCAGTTATGTGCCTGCTCGAAATCCATCCTCGACAATCAGGATGCAAGATGTCCTTTTTCTGACAGGGGTGGTTGTCAAAGTATGGAAATGGTGAATCGTATGGTGCAGGAAAAACGCTATACACCCGATGGTCAATTCGTGCAGCAGGCAAGAATTCAAGATCTGTATTCAGATTATAAATAGGCGCTGGCACGAATACAGGAGAGAAGCAATGCTTACAAACGCTATAGAATGGGTTCAAGATACTTATCAGTTGCTAAAGGAGACCTGGAATGACAAAGGGCTAGCCGATAACGGAGCCGCTTTTGACCTCAAGGCGCATCAATATCCTTCTTTTACTGAGGAGCTATTACCTTATCAATATTTTGATGAGGAATCGAAGCTGTTTTTTAATGAACACAATGCGGGTTTAATTTATCGCATTGTCCCTTTAACGGGTGCGAATGAACACATAGCAGAGCAGCTGGATGCGCTGCTTCAATCTAAAGTGTCTCATGAGTTCACCTTGCAGTTGATTTGCGTCAAACACAATCAGGTAGGGAAAGATATTGAGGCATTTACTTCGCAGTTCACAAAAAGCGAATTTGAAAATTTAAGCCTGTTAGGAGAGAACCTTAAGGCATTTTATCAAAAAGCCGCCATACACGGTTTTAAAACCAACACGATGCTTGCACCTCGATTAACGCATACGGATTGCTATATCGTCATTGATAAAATCAAAAAAGAATCTGAGAACGATTTAAAAGCCTGTTTTGGCCAGTTTCGCGTTTCATTTGAAGCATCCTTAAGTGCTGCAAAAATTGGATTTAAGCAAGCAGATGCGACTGATTTTTTGCATTTGCTTCAGTTTTATCTGGATAATTGCCCTGATGCAATTACCCCACGCCCTGTTATATACGACAAAACCAAATTACTTAAAGAGCAGGCACTGTCTCATGACTTTGATATTGAAATTAAAAACAATGAAGTAGTAATTCAAGGGGCTAATGAAACTGGACATGCTTATGAAACAGCTGTATCTGTTCTGACCATTGATCGCCTCCCTCGTCAGTATTGTTTATGGGAGAACATCAATAATACCAGCAACATTTTTCATCCTGATAAAAGAATATCCTGTAATCACATCATCTCGGTCATCTATCTGGTTGAAGAGCAGGGACGTGCTCAGGGTAGAGCGAACCGCAAGACCCGTGATTTGGATAAAAAATCTAAAAGTGATTATGCCTTGAATGTAGCGGGAACTGAGGAGCAGGCAAGAGTATGGCGTACTTTTCGAGATGATTTATCCTCACAGAAGACTCGTTCTGTAAAGATGCTTTATAACGTGGTTCTTTTTTCAAGACCTCATGAAAAAGAGCGTGATGTGGAGGCTGCTCGCACGGTATTTGCGTTCAATGACATTAAATTGGCATTGTGTAAACGTATGCAATGTCCGTATTTTTTAGTCTCGATGCCGTTTTTTTTCACAGGAAATCTGGCTAAGGATTTTTCTCTTCCAACCATGATGTGGCCAATTTCTTCATGGAATGCAACCCAATACATGCCAATTCTTTCTGACTGGCGCGGGGTGGGCAAGGGTATTTTGTTGCCCACCATGCGCGATCAGTTTGCCTGCATCGATCCTTTCTCGGGTGCATTTGGCAGCAATTACAATATGGCTGTAACCGGAACATCGGGCGGTGGTAAAAGTTTTTTCATTCAGATGCTGATGCTCAATATTTTATTTAATGGCGGGGATATTTTTATTATTGATGTAGGTGGAAGCTACAGAAAACTGTGTGAGGCGCTTGGTGGGACTTATCTTGAATACAGCAATTTGGCGATGAATCCCTTTACCCATGTTACGGACATTTTACGAGAGATTGATGACATTATTGCCTTGTTTGAATTATTAACTTGCCCGACCAGCGGTGCTACAG contains:
- a CDS encoding TraB/VirB10 family protein, which translates into the protein MFKKIKQWLTLKPQNANKLAKKEQLKHAAILFLVGGASYGFYCYSSAEKKKPVHQEEAPFESIFESTFNQGSDEALLLQQQQQIDSLKELVAEHHKNQQKAAPVNTEDSETKALVQAMKEQLAHLEEENKKMNEQLQVALVSTRQASLVTVRPPTREEMEAQQKKKHLAERELLAKSGLETVQFNNRKKRNKEVRTAKNYVWAGTFVEGVLLTGVLGDAGINGSKNMGTALIRLTSGGIMPNNQHSHLEDCVALVSTYGDLSGSSVVMHLETLSCAGNNINFEQKAYGSVFDLDAMQDLRGTSILKTKPLLTYSAAAGMLAGFGDGLKNLNTAQTINPGAGTITTYGQASTLAQSAAGGALSNPANRISDYVMRIADIYHPLVVARAGRRVSVLFTKGFWIDKEHQVYESGRAINEGHAQNESGVTTTVSRAYELNTHPVNGTSLKQPNNQEPMVQTVNPVENPLLNQPGQPSTPLFSTVQNEEPLHD
- the traC gene encoding type IV secretion system protein TraC, whose protein sequence is MLTNAIEWVQDTYQLLKETWNDKGLADNGAAFDLKAHQYPSFTEELLPYQYFDEESKLFFNEHNAGLIYRIVPLTGANEHIAEQLDALLQSKVSHEFTLQLICVKHNQVGKDIEAFTSQFTKSEFENLSLLGENLKAFYQKAAIHGFKTNTMLAPRLTHTDCYIVIDKIKKESENDLKACFGQFRVSFEASLSAAKIGFKQADATDFLHLLQFYLDNCPDAITPRPVIYDKTKLLKEQALSHDFDIEIKNNEVVIQGANETGHAYETAVSVLTIDRLPRQYCLWENINNTSNIFHPDKRISCNHIISVIYLVEEQGRAQGRANRKTRDLDKKSKSDYALNVAGTEEQARVWRTFRDDLSSQKTRSVKMLYNVVLFSRPHEKERDVEAARTVFAFNDIKLALCKRMQCPYFLVSMPFFFTGNLAKDFSLPTMMWPISSWNATQYMPILSDWRGVGKGILLPTMRDQFACIDPFSGAFGSNYNMAVTGTSGGGKSFFIQMLMLNILFNGGDIFIIDVGGSYRKLCEALGGTYLEYSNLAMNPFTHVTDILREIDDIIALFELLTCPTSGATDDDRGTLREAILTAFGTTQNQTRIDEVAGVLLSLYEHDRETYPTARILSKNLQRYCSASEHGKAFNEPSQLSPDARIIVVDLKEIEDNQSIRAPVLLSVISQFQRRMFNSDRNKQKMCIIDEAWSFFTGDLIAVNFITKGFRTGRRHKASFVTITQGIEDYFEFSEARAAWENSALKLVFLQEESPLLEHQKKHETFSDYEMTILKSFPIAKEAGFSQVLLRANGISSFHRLFVDPFTRVLLSSDGDDYQAVINYVAQGIAFLDAVSHVAELHYGRGYAI